The following are from one region of the Nicotiana tomentosiformis chromosome 7, ASM39032v3, whole genome shotgun sequence genome:
- the LOC138895361 gene encoding uncharacterized protein has product MVENGHDNVRRHGSGNMRSVGILDACLISGVIHLGCVFSSQKRKNVAPGRPDEWAAEAFTKGLNPRSSDTSRKLKESLLEFQATTWADIHNRYESKIWIEDDQTEGRGRNFRAAKKFIADRGTDRGRKNRSLQDKETLGSRDASYPKLSEYNFNISIVELVSAMRNIKDARLSRPMRSDSIQRDPNLSCEYHGKNDHRTGDCRHLREEVATLLKNGHLREFLSDLAKNNYDRNRDDAGLSKVEEEPTRQKINMIFEGNEINGVTFSAAKKTKVSITHSKRLREDDITFTEEDANRLSLPHNDALVISLNVLDFKIKRVIVDPGSSANIIQ; this is encoded by the exons ATGGTTGAAAATGGACATGACAATGTCCGTCGGCATGGTTCAGGAAATATGAGAAGTGTTGGTATTCTTGATGCTTGTCTAATATCAGGGGTGATACATTTGGGCTGTGTCTTTTCTTCTCAAA aaagaaagaatgttgctcccggccgtccggatgaatgggcagctgaagcattcaccaaaggattgaatccaagAAGTTCAGACACTTCtcggaagctgaaggagagcctgcttgagtttcaagcaacaacttgggcgGATATCCACAACCGGTATGAGTCAAAGATAtggatcgaagatgaccag ACCGAAGGTCGTGGTAGAAACTTCCGGGCAGCAAAGAAGTTCATCGCTGACAGAGGGACCGATCGTGGTCGAAAAAATAGATCACTCCAGGATAAGGAGACGTTGGGATCTCGGGAtgcttcttaccccaagttatcagaatataactttaacattagtatagtggagttggtgtcagccatgagaaacattaaagatgCACGACTCTCGAGACCTATGAGATCCGATTCCATCCAGAGAGATCCCAACTTATCGTGCGAGTACCATGGGAAGAACGATCACCGGAcaggggactgccgacacctccgAGAGGAGGTGGCAACATTattaaagaatggtcacctcagagaattcttaagtgacctAGCTAAGAATAATTATGATCGTAACAGAGACGACGCAGGACTTTCGAAAGTAGAAGAAGAACCCACACGCCAAAAGATCAATATGATCTTCGAggggaatgagattaacggggtcaccttttcggcagcaaagaaaacgaaagtatcaataactcatagtaaaagactccgggaagacgatatcacttttacggaGGAGGACGCAAACAGATTGTCGTTACCACATAACGACGCactagtaatttctttaaatgtattagattttaagattaaacgtgttatagtggatccaggaagttcggctaatatcatacaatga